From a region of the Calliphora vicina chromosome 4, idCalVici1.1, whole genome shotgun sequence genome:
- the LOC135957417 gene encoding uncharacterized protein LOC135957417, with translation MKFAVFALIVSLCLVAVTAKATGNFMIENEEIQDYEYIAQDLAEEIMEIEPQGLFGGMYFVLKKILKTLNGVKCTIDEVLRIQVAAHTFLTDITACGGEVSKKVQTLIAAVNDIIDTCKAIIGINESVCANGQDGKTTRGVVSGIKSSHKCAVNMLRKLLRLNKQIKRALKLIYQIKKVPGDTSKCVLDAVDSLEKYFTEFPANIKACSNVPSYQS, from the exons atgaaattcGCTGTATTTGCTCTCATCGTCAGTTTGTGCCTTGTGGCGGTCACC GCCAAAGCAACTGGAAATTTCATGATCGAAAATGAAGAAATTCAGGATTATGAATACATTGCCCAGGACTTAGCTGAGGAAATTATGGAAATTGAACCCCAGGGACTCTTCGGTGGCATGTACTTTGTGttgaagaaaatattgaaaactcttaATGGCGTCAAATGTACCATTGATGAAGTCTTGAGAATCCAAGTTGCTGCCCACACTTTCCTTACTGACATTACCGCTTGCGGTGGTGAGGTTTCCAAGAAAGTTCAAACTTTAATCGCTGCCGTTAATGACATTATTGACACCTGCAAGGCTATTATTGGAATCAATGAAAGTGTTTGTGCTAATGGCCAGGATGGCAAAACTACCAGAGGTGTTGTATCTGGCATAAAATCTAGTCACAAATGTGCTGTCAATATGTTGCGCAAACTTTTAAGAttgaacaaacaaattaaacgtGCTTTGAAATTGATTTATCAAATCAAGAAAGTTCCCGGTGATACCAGCAAATGTGTTTTGGATGCCGTCGACTCTTTGGAAAAGTATTTCACTGAATTCCCAGCCAACATTAAAGCCTGCTCTAACGTGCCTTCATACCAGTCCTAA